A part of Solibacillus sp. FSL H8-0538 genomic DNA contains:
- a CDS encoding RloB family protein, with the protein MKMRERGSLALRKTILIYCEGETERIYFEQMKILKRSKMVSVKIKNVKRSALKLAQHAYRDSSYQPFDEVWVVFDKDDLTEKQLEEVNDFCERHEILIAYTNEAFELWLLLHFEQIDVTQVYPRALLNEKMGDYLNVARYFRNKGNAEVIAPIALRHEIAMKNCSEMMALRNSDSRDNPYCNLHEMIRNVF; encoded by the coding sequence ATGAAAATGCGTGAACGAGGATCATTAGCTTTACGCAAAACGATTTTGATTTATTGTGAAGGCGAGACAGAGCGTATTTATTTTGAGCAAATGAAAATTTTAAAACGCTCCAAAATGGTCAGTGTAAAAATTAAAAATGTGAAGCGTTCTGCATTAAAGTTAGCACAGCATGCGTATCGCGATTCAAGCTACCAACCATTTGATGAAGTATGGGTTGTGTTTGATAAAGACGATTTAACGGAAAAGCAGCTTGAGGAAGTGAACGACTTTTGTGAACGTCACGAAATACTGATAGCCTACACAAATGAAGCATTTGAGCTATGGCTGCTTTTACACTTTGAGCAAATTGATGTAACACAAGTGTACCCACGAGCGCTGCTTAATGAAAAAATGGGAGACTATTTAAACGTAGCGCGTTATTTCCGAAATAAGGGTAATGCAGAAGTCATTGCTCCAATTGCGCTACGTCATGAGATAGCGATGAAAAACTGTAGTGAAATGATGGCACTACGGAATTCAGATAGCCGAGATAATCCGTACTGTAATTTGCATGAGATGATTCGTAACGTATTTTAG